One stretch of Myxococcota bacterium DNA includes these proteins:
- a CDS encoding YrhB domain-containing protein has product MSQEGDSPIVPAWRQNRHKAPNSAQRSLHGLPRSAYDRGRRCDATSEVTVGDAESGEARSVARRGGVRRPAHVTRSEAQEIAQRIIKAKEQRAGFEMVLLENRTLERAFGWVFFYDSKRHAETGSIRDAIAGNAPIVVTKDGQVHKTGTAHPVEYYLRKFE; this is encoded by the coding sequence ATGAGCCAAGAGGGTGACTCACCCATCGTGCCAGCGTGGCGCCAAAATCGCCACAAAGCACCAAACAGCGCCCAACGCTCCCTTCACGGCTTGCCTCGTTCTGCCTATGATCGTGGCCGACGATGCGATGCGACCTCTGAAGTCACTGTTGGAGACGCCGAGAGTGGTGAAGCCCGCAGCGTGGCGAGACGCGGTGGCGTACGCCGGCCAGCGCATGTGACAAGATCCGAAGCTCAGGAGATCGCTCAAAGGATCATCAAGGCCAAGGAGCAGCGGGCTGGATTCGAAATGGTGCTCCTGGAGAACAGAACGCTGGAGCGCGCGTTCGGGTGGGTCTTCTTCTACGACTCGAAGCGGCACGCTGAAACGGGCAGCATTCGAGACGCCATTGCCGGCAATGCTCCGATCGTGGTGACCAAGGACGGCCAAGTACACAAGACGGGCACGGCGCACCCCGTGGAGTACTACCTGCGGAAGTTCGAGTAA
- a CDS encoding pentapeptide repeat-containing protein, giving the protein MDGFIDLRGFKAPRPRVVGTRGSPIGEMQLLQDPVVVRNARWNSIDFSRARLQSVLLFHSRIENCRFDGADLSHFAMWGTQVESSSFRFADLRRAALGGIGQDRSRNSFRNVDFSGADLRETVHGSADFRDCVFDDCNLTGVDFRADVFESCRFSGELREVLFYRQAFKLEEFPPNEMKNVDLRRAKLRMCAFRKLDLDTIRWPEDADHIVIRDLPAALDRGIELLESRSDLGARRLTVQLNMIKQWLGANQRVAVINRLDFIEMAGECATDELLLVMRPH; this is encoded by the coding sequence GTGGATGGGTTCATCGATCTCCGCGGCTTCAAGGCGCCGCGGCCCAGAGTCGTGGGGACGCGCGGCTCGCCAATCGGCGAGATGCAGCTGTTGCAGGACCCGGTCGTCGTCCGGAACGCCCGTTGGAACTCCATCGACTTCTCTCGCGCGCGCCTCCAGTCAGTTCTCCTCTTCCATAGTCGCATCGAGAACTGCCGTTTCGATGGCGCCGACCTCTCGCATTTCGCGATGTGGGGCACCCAAGTCGAAAGCTCGAGCTTTCGCTTCGCCGATCTCCGAAGGGCCGCCCTCGGGGGAATTGGCCAAGACCGGAGTCGGAACTCCTTCCGGAACGTAGACTTTTCCGGGGCGGACCTACGCGAGACCGTGCACGGTTCGGCGGATTTCCGAGACTGCGTCTTCGACGACTGCAACCTGACCGGGGTGGACTTTCGAGCCGACGTGTTCGAGTCGTGCCGCTTCTCGGGCGAGCTGCGGGAGGTCCTGTTCTACCGGCAGGCCTTCAAGCTGGAAGAATTTCCGCCGAACGAGATGAAGAACGTCGACCTTCGCCGCGCGAAGCTGCGCATGTGCGCGTTTCGCAAGCTCGACCTGGATACCATTCGCTGGCCCGAAGACGCAGATCATATCGTGATCCGTGACCTCCCGGCCGCGCTCGACCGGGGAATCGAGCTACTCGAGTCGCGGAGCGATCTCGGTGCGCGCAGGCTCACCGTACAGCTGAATATGATCAAGCAGTGGCTCGGTGCGAATCAGCGGGTCGCTGTGATCAACCGGCTCGACTTCATCGAAATGGCAGGTGAGTGCGCGACGGACGAGCTGCTCTTGGTCATGCGACCCCACTAG
- a CDS encoding cytochrome P450, translating into AGNETTTNLLGNTVLALTRNPAELARVQREPDLVPTLVEEGLRYDSPAQVLFREATSDTELAGVPIPAGSIVVPMLGSANRDSETFPWGDRFELHRDRPAHLAFGLGVHFCLGAALARLEARVALEELLTLRGIRRRDSAELERIDSFILRGLRGLPIVFEG; encoded by the coding sequence GGCCGGGAACGAGACCACGACCAACCTGCTCGGCAACACCGTGCTCGCGCTCACCCGGAACCCGGCCGAGCTCGCGCGCGTGCAGCGCGAGCCCGACCTCGTGCCCACGCTCGTGGAGGAGGGCCTGCGCTACGACTCACCTGCGCAGGTGCTGTTCCGCGAGGCGACCAGCGACACCGAGCTCGCGGGCGTCCCGATCCCCGCGGGCTCGATCGTGGTGCCCATGCTCGGCTCCGCGAACCGCGACAGCGAGACCTTCCCCTGGGGCGACCGCTTCGAGCTCCACCGCGACCGCCCCGCCCACCTCGCCTTCGGCCTCGGCGTGCACTTCTGCCTGGGCGCCGCGCTCGCGCGGCTCGAAGCGCGCGTGGCCCTCGAAGAGCTGCTCACCCTGCGCGGCATCCGGCGGCGTGACTCCGCGGAGCTCGAGCGGATCGACTCCTTCATCCTGCGCGGGCTGCGCGGCCTGCCGATCGTGTTCGAGGGCTAG